GCGGTCGCGGTGCTGCTGCTCTTCTTCCTGTTGCGGGTGCTCACGGGGAGGACGCTCCCGGCGGCCGCGGCCGCCCTCCTGTTCGGGGTCTCGCGAGCCTTCTGGAGCCAGGCGGTGATCGCCGAGGTCTACACGCTCAACGTCATGTTCGTCTGCCTGGTCTGCCTGCCGCTTTTGCTCTGGCGGAAGCGCGGGCAGGACCGCTACCTGTTGCTCGCCGCGTTTCTCATGGGGCTCTCCCTCACGAACCACCTCACGAGCGGGCTCCTCATCCCGGCGGGGCTCGTCTTCGTGGGCCTGACCGACCGGAGGAAACTGCTCGACTGGCGCCTGGCGCTCAAGGCCGCGGCGCTCTTCGTCGCCGGGCTTACGCCGTACATCTACCTGCCCGTCCGGGCCATGACCCACCCGCCGCTCAGCGGCTACCACCCGGCTTCGCTCGACGGGTTCTTCTCCTTCGTCACGGGGAGCAGCTTTCAGGGGCAGATGTTCGTCTACGGTCCTGCTCAGATCCCGTGGCGGCTGGAGTTCTACCTGTCCCACCTCCTCCATCAGTTCCCTCCGGTCTTCCTCGTGGTGGCCGCCTTCGGGTTCTGGTACATGCTCTTCACCGACCGGGCTGCGGCGGTCTTCTTCGGCATCCTGTACGCGGGATGGCTCGTCTTCGCGCTCGAGTACGCCATCCCGGACGTCTGGGTCTACTTCATCCCGACCTACCTGGTCATCTGCGTGTTCGTCGCCTCCGGGCTCGTCGCGCTCTTCGAGATGGCCGCCCACCTCTCCCGACGCTGGCAGGCTTCACGGCATCTCTCTTCCACCCGCCGACTCGCGGCGAAGGGAGCGCTGGGATTCCTGGTGCTCGCCGCCCCCCTCGCCGGTGTGCAGGAGACCTACCGCGTGGTCGACCACAGCGACTACTACCAGGCGAGGAAGACGATGGACCTCGTCGCGAGGGACGTTCCCCGGGGGGCTACCGTCATAACCAACGGCAGCAGCCTCTGGTACATGAAGCTCGTCGACCACCGCAGGACCGATTTGAGGATAGTCTCCCCTTTCCTGAACCCAGAGGACTGGAGCCAGCAGGCGAAACCCTGGGTGAGGCTCTCCGAGAAGTATCTCCGGGAGGGCCAGGACGTGTACGTGCTCCTGCCCGGCGACCGCGACGGCTACTACATGAGTTACTTCGAACAGTCCGGCCTGAGGCTCTCACCGCGCGACGACGGGGCTTTCTACAGGGTCGAGGAGGATGGCGGGGGAGGCTGAGCCTGGCATGCAGACGTCCATACCATCTCGGGGGGCGGTT
This genomic stretch from Rubrobacter naiadicus harbors:
- a CDS encoding protein O-mannosyl-transferase family: MKKKLRSKIGSFPAGSLAVLPGVLVALISFGLYLATLAPTALPRDVNAGLADAGLFQVRVYILGIPNPTGYPTYLLLGKLFTYLPVGDIGYRVNLASAVYAAVAVLLLFFLLRVLTGRTLPAAAAALLFGVSRAFWSQAVIAEVYTLNVMFVCLVCLPLLLWRKRGQDRYLLLAAFLMGLSLTNHLTSGLLIPAGLVFVGLTDRRKLLDWRLALKAAALFVAGLTPYIYLPVRAMTHPPLSGYHPASLDGFFSFVTGSSFQGQMFVYGPAQIPWRLEFYLSHLLHQFPPVFLVVAAFGFWYMLFTDRAAAVFFGILYAGWLVFALEYAIPDVWVYFIPTYLVICVFVASGLVALFEMAAHLSRRWQASRHLSSTRRLAAKGALGFLVLAAPLAGVQETYRVVDHSDYYQARKTMDLVARDVPRGATVITNGSSLWYMKLVDHRRTDLRIVSPFLNPEDWSQQAKPWVRLSEKYLREGQDVYVLLPGDRDGYYMSYFEQSGLRLSPRDDGAFYRVEEDGGGG